The DNA window TATTCAACAGAATGATCTTGATGGGAAGGTGGTGATGATAGACGGTCTGGAGCTCCTGAATGTTCAGTTGGAATCCCCCGTCACCAGTGATGACGATGATCTGCCGCTTCGGTCCTGCAAAGGCAGCACCAATCGCCATCGGCAAAGCAGAACCGATCGAGGCCATGCCCCCCTCAGTTAAAAACCGTTGCGCTCCTCTGATCACAAGACTCTGGGCGGCCCACATCTGAATCTGCCCGACATCCACACAGACTATGGCATCGTCCATCAGGTCTTCTGACAGCAGATGCAAGAAATAATTCGGGTCAATCGCAGAGGTTGCGGGTTCTTTGAAATCCGGATAACTCCGCTTATACTGATTGATCTTCTCCAGCCACGGGATATAGGGTGTCGGAATCTTTGAAATATCAGGATGAACGGTGATCAGTTCCAAAAATTGCCTGACATCAGCTTGGACCGAGAAGTGTTCCCTGATCTTGCTATTCAATTCCAACGGGTCGATATCGACATGAACAATTGTTGCCTTCCGTGCAAAGGTTTCCGGCCGGGTTCCGGTCTGGCGAGTATCGAATCTGGTTCCGAGAGCAATGACCAGATCTGCATTTGCAATTGCCAGATTTGCATAACGATTTCCATATGTCCCGATCATCCCGATAAACAGAGAATCCTCATGAGGGAAGGCATCCAGTCCCATAAGAGATGTAACCACTGGAATTCCGGTGACATGGGCAAACCGTATGAGATCCTCAGTTGCATGCGAGGACCGCACACCACCCCCCGCAAGAATGACGGGTCTTGTTGAAGCTTTGATGCTACTGCAGATCTGATCGAGAGTATCCTCTGAGGGGTTCCCTTTCGGAGATCCCCTCGAATACCCCTTGAGAGAAGGTGGATCGATAGCAGCCCGCTGGATATTCAAGGGGATATCCAGAAGGACCGGCCCAGGACGGCCATCTACCATGAGTGAATATAACTCTTCCAGTGTAGAGCGAATACCATCTGCATCCTGCACCAGCACTCCCTTTTTCACAATGGGTTTTACAATGGATACTATGTCGGTCTCCTGAAATCCGATCTGTCGTACCGGTCTGTCAAATTTATATTCATAGGTGTTCACCTGCCCGGTAATATATAGACAGGGAATTGAATCAAAGAAGCAGCTTCCAATGCCGGTGATGAGATTCGTTGCACCGGGACCGCTGGTTGCCATCGCAACCCCGAATTTTCCGCTCACCCGGGCATATCCTTCAGCTGCGATGGCCGCAGCCATCTCATGATGCATGGAGACTGTGGTAATATCCGTTCGCCCATATAATGAATCGAGCAGATGCGCTAACGCTCCCCCACAAACTTCGAAGATATGGGTGATCCCCTGTTCTGCAAGAGAATCTATAACATAATCGGATAATTTCATACAAACTCCTATTCATCAGGTGTACAATTTCATATTCTCTTTAAACCAGTTAATTGTTCTTTCCAGCCCCTGATCCAGCGCAAATTTCGGCCTCCAGTTCAATTCAGATGCCGCGCGCTGGATATCTGCCTGCCAGAAATCAGGTTCGTGCTTCCAAGATTGGGGCAGTCCAGGTGCACAGGTCAGATCTTCTCCGAGGAGACGAAGGATTGCATCCGTCACGGCACCGACGGTGTTCTGCATACCCGAACCAACATTGTAGATCTGTCCATGCGGATGCTTGAGCGTCAGGGCAGACTCATACGCCGCGATCACATCGTCAATAAATATAAAATCCCGGACAAAGTCCCTGGATGCAATATGTGGAGTCTGTTTCTGCAACGCTGCGAGTATTATCGAAGGAACTAGACGCGACTTCTGTTCATAGGGTCCATACGGGGAGAAAAGGCGAAGTGTTACAACCGGAAGATCCTCAGTGAACGCAGTTTTCTGGCAGAACAATGTCGCAGCTGCCTTTGACACTCCATAATCAGTAACCGGCTCGAGGATATCCGATTCCTTCATGGGTATATTCTTTATCCCATATTCAGAAGAGGATCCGGTATTGACAAAGAGATCACAATGGGCAGGGTTGCAGCACCGCAACAGATTGATCGTTCCGGAGATATTCGATTCGATTATCTTTTTCGTATCCTTTTGAGCGGCATTTCCCCCATAAACAGCAGTATGGAAGATGATATTTGGACGAATCTTCTTAAGAGATTCATCCAATTTTCCGTATTCACCGAGATCAGCATGAATCACCGAGACATCGTTGAGAATATCCCAAATTCGCCACGTATCGGAGGTGTTGCGGATATTTATGTAGACATCCGCCCCCTCCTGAAGCGACCGCCGCACCAGATTTGAACCAACAAATCCTGTAGCACCGGTTATGAATATTTTTTCATCACATAATGATCTCATTTTTTCTCCACAGATCAAATTCAAGATTGGAATGAATTAAAAAGGATATCCTACTCCACATTATCTGCGTCGTGCATGTACATTGCAATCTGGTCAAGAGAAAAGTTGTACATCTCTTCAGCCCGAGAGAAATCGGCCATATACCACTCTATAGTTTTATGGATCGCATCGTCTATGGAATAAACAGGCTTCCACCCCAATCTTGTCATCGACTTGGCGATATCCAGTTTGAGGAAACACGCCTCATGCAGATTATTCTGTTGAGGCATATTCTCCCATCTCCCGATACCCCACTCCCGGAAGATCTTTCCAGTGAGCGTCTGGACATCCACGTTGTTGGAATAATATGGACCAAAATTCCATGCACCAGAATATTCCCCAGGATACTCCTTCATTCTCTGCGCAAGGAGGAGATAGCCGAACAGGGGATCCAGCACGAATTGCCAGGGACGTACTGCAGTGGGGTTACGAAGCAGCATCGTCTCCCCGTTCACAAGCGATCGCACACAGTCCGGGACGATCCGATCATCTGCCCAGTCCCCACCACCGATGATATTTCCGGCTCGTGCTGACGAGAGAGCACACAGTGGCTGTGATCCATCCGGTTCGAAGAAACTCTTCCGGTACGAAGCGATTACAATCTCGGCAGCACCTTTGCTCGCGCTGTAGGGGTCATGGCCGCCAATCGGATCGTTCTCCCGGTAGGCGTAATCCCATTCCTTGTTCTCATAACATTTGTCGCTGGTGATACAGACACAGACCGTCGGATGTTGAGAGACACGGATGGATTCAAGAACATTAACCGTCCCCATGACGTTTACATTGAACGTTTCACGTGGACTTTGATAGGATGCACGAACTAGGGGCTGGGCAGCGAGATGGAACACAAAATCCGGGCGGTATTCATTGATTACCCGATCCAGTTTTGTTTGATCCAGGATATCACCTCGAATATCAGTAATACGGCGGGATAATTCTGTCTCTTGAAAAAATGAAGGATCTGTTGGCGGGTCGAGGCTGTATCCGATCACGTGTGCCCCCAGGGATTCAAGCCACAAAGCAAGCCAGCCACCTTTGAATCCGGTATGACCGGTTATGAGAACCGTACGTCCACGGTATGTTTCCGCCAGTTTATCTGAGATGCTCATCAATCCCATACCTTCCACGGTGCTTCACCGGTTGCCCAGGTCTCTTCAAGATATGTCATATCGCGCAGGGTATCCATCGGGTACCAGAAACCGTCATGTCTGAATGCAGAGAGCTGCCCCTCTTTTGCCAGGGTTTCAAGGGGGACCCGCTCCAGGATGGTCGCATCGTTCTCCAGATAATCAAATATCTTCGGCTCGAAGACAAAGAATCCACCATTAATATATCCCCCTTCACCCTGCGGTTTCTCTAAAAAGGATGTCACACGGTTTTTTTCTATCTCAAGGACACCAAACCGCCTCGCCGGCCTGACCGCGGTAAGCGTTCCGATGGTCCCGGCAGTCTCATGATAGTGGATTAACTTCTGGATATCCACGTTGGACACACCATCGCCGTATGTCAACATGAACCGTTCGTTCCCGACATATCGCTGGATCCGTTTCACCCGTCCGCCAGTCATCGAACTGTCGCCAGTATCGATGAGCGATATCTTCCAGGGTTCAGAGGAGTTCTGATGGGTTTCAATCGAATTATTTTTTATATCGATTGTGACATCGGATCGATGAAGACAATAATTGGCAAAATACTCCTTTATCATATAGCCTTTGTATCCCAGGCAGACAATAAACTCGTTAAAACCATAATGAGAATAAATCTTCATGATATGCCATAAAATGGGCATTCCTCCGATCTCTATCATGGGCTTGGGTCTCACATTGGTCTCTTCACTCAACCGCGTGCCCAGTCCCCCGGCAAGGATTACCACTTTCATTTTTGTATCACCGTTATCATGAAGTCATCAGAGATTCATATACTGAATAGAATAAAAACCGATCTTCAGCAGTTAATATATCGACTAGCGATTTTAAAAAATTAAGGTTTTCTTACTCTTTTGTTGGTGTTTATGAGATAATTAATATCCTAGGTCACCTGCTGTATTCATATTTGACGGGGTTTTCATGAGACCTACCCCGGGAGATCGTATTCTACCTAGAATAGGGAGGTCGTGCAACTACCAGTTACGGTCCACAAAAAACAAAATCGGTAGATCTGATTGTTTTACACACTCTCCCCACCTACAGATCTTCGGATCGTCTATGAGATGGTGGTGGAGATCGATGACCCACCATTTTTAAAGGAGGTACTAAATTGTTGTCCATTCATTTGAGTGAATTGGGAAATACTGACCCATATTTATGCCATAAATCCCTAATTTTATCAGTAATCCCCCAGATACTCCTCTCCAGCGGGAGATGAGATATTCATGAAGATTCTCCATACCGTAGAATGGTATTATCCAAGCCTCGGTGGTGCTCAGGAAGTGGTCAGGCAGCTCTCCGAGCGGATGGTGAAACGCGGCCACGACGTGACGGTGGCCACCACAAAGATGGCCGAACGGACGAGCAACACCATCAACGGAGTCCACATCGAGGAGTTCGACATAGCCGGCAATACCGCCAGGGGGATCACAGGGGAGGTGGAACGGTACCAGCAGTTCCTGATCGAGAGCGACTACGACATCATCCTCACCTATGCAGCCCAGCAGTGGACAGCCGATCTCTTCTTCCCGCTCATCCGAGAGAGCAGAGGGAAGAAGGTCTTCGTACCCTGCGGCTTCTCAGGGCTGTTCACCCCAGAGTACGCCGGTTACTTTGAATCGATGAAGACCTGGATCCAAAAGTACGATGCCACGGTCTTCCTCTCGAATGATTACCAGGACATCACCTTCTTCAGAGAGCATGGAGGAGAGAACGCTCTGATCATCCCTAACGGAGCCGACGAGGAGGAGTTCAAAAAACCCTCTTCTGTCGATATCAGGGCGGTGCTCCATATCCCGGCCGATCATCTCCTGGTGCTCCATGTCGGCTCCCATACCGGCCAGAAAGGGCATCGGGAAGCGCTGGAGATCTTCCGGAGAGCGAAGATCAGGAATGCGACCTTCCTGATGGTGGCCAACCCGATCGGTATCGGATGTACACTCAGGTGCCGGGCGACCGGACTCCTCTTCCGGCTGAACCCGCTCGAAAGACTCCGTCACCGGCAGATGATCATAACCCCTCTCCCCCGGGAGATGACCGTCGCTGCATACAAGACAGCAGACCTCTTTCTCTTTCCATCGAACATCGAATGCTCTCCGATCGTCCTCTTCGAATGTATGGCTTCAAAGACCCCGTTCCTGGTGACTGACGTGGGGAACTCGAAGGAGATCATCCAGTGGTCCGGCGGCAGCGGGGTGCTGCTCCCCACCACAAAAGACCAGAACAGATTCAGCACCGCTGACATCCCCGGATCGATGGAGATGCTGGAATCTCTGGCTACAAACCGAGAAGAGAGGGCGCGGATGCAGGATGCCGGCTACCAGGCATGGTCGGAACGGTTCACCTGGGAGAAAATCACCGACGCATATGAAAAACTCTACTCCTCATTATTGGATTGATATAAAAACCACCAGATAGATACTTTACAGATGATTATTGTCAGGCTGAAAGGGGGACTCGGAAATCAACTTTCTCAATACGCCCTCGGAAGGAAAATCGCCCACCTGCACAATACCGAATTGAAACTGGATACAACCTGGTTCACAACCATATCTTCTGATACACCGAGAACCTATCGTCTCAATAATTACAATATCATAGGAACCATTGCGTCAGCAAAAGAGATTCAGCTGATCGAACGGGGGCGTGCACAAGGAAGGGGATACCTACTGTCGAAGATCTCAGATTTGCTGACCCCTATGTATCGACGAACATATGTCCGGGAACGAATGCACACCTTTGATAAAGCAATTCTGACAGTGCCGGACAATGTCTATCTAGACGGATACTGGCAGACTGAGAAATATTTCAAGGATATCGAGGAGATCCTCCGCAGGGAGGTCACACTCAAAGATGAACCGGATAGCATCAACCTGGAGATGGCAGAGCGGATCCAGGCCTGTCACTCGGTCTCTCTCCACGTGAGACGGGGAGATTACGTCTCAAATCCCACAACCCAGCAGTTCCACGGCTGTTGCTCCATCGATTACTATAACAGGGCGATCTCCCTCATTGAAGAGAAGGTCGACGATCCCTCCTTCTTCATCTTCTCCGATGATCTCCCATGGGCTAAAGAGAATCTGGATATCCCCGGAGAGAAGACATTCGTCGCACACAATGGTCCTGAAAAGGAGTACTGCGATCTCTGGCTGATGAGCCTCTGCCAGCACCATATCATCGCCAACAGCAGTTTCAGCTGGTGGGGGGCCTGGTTAGGCCAGGATGCAGAGAAGATGGTGATAGCTCCCAGGCGATGGGCACTGTCAGAGAGTTTCGATACCAGTGATATCATTCCGGACTCATGGATAACAATATGAGGAGTCCGGGGATCAGGAACACCAGAGGAGACAGTCATATCCATGGAAATAATGCCCAAGATCAGCGTGGTAATGCCGGTATTCAGAGGGGAACAATACCTCAACGAGGCACTGGAGAGTATACTCCTCCAGTCCTTCACCGACTTTGAGTGTATCATCGTATGCGATGAGCCGACCCCTTCAACCAGGCAACTGCTGTCACGGTGCCAGAGCGAGGATACCCGGGTGAATGTGATCTATCACGATGAGAGGATCGGGCTGATCGCATCGCTGAACCTCGGGTGTCGGAAGAGCAGAGGGGAGTACATCGCCCGGATGGATGCAGATGATATCGCTGAACCGGAACGGTTTGCCAGACAGGTCCAGTACCTTGACCAGCACCCCAAGGTCGGCGTCGTGGGTAACCAGGCCCTGTTGATCGATGAAGAAGGGACGGTCATCAGAAGCGTCACCCTGCCCACCGAACCGGTGGTGATACGCTGGCATATGCTCTTTGAGAACTGCCTGTATCATCCCTCGGTGATGATCAGAAAAGAGGTGCTCGACGAGGCCGGCTCGTATAATGAAGAGGCAACCGCCATCGAGGACTTTGATCTCTGGTCCAGGATCCAGAGGATCGCAGACCTTGCCAACCTTTCAGAACCGTTACTGCGGTACAGAGTCAATCCCGGTAGCATCACCTTCAACAATCTCCAAACCCAGAAGACGACTACAGCAGAGATCCAGTTCGCTGAGATCGAACGGTATCTCCAGAGAGACCTGACCGAACAGGAGAGAACGCTGCTCCTTGACCTCATACTGATCAGGCCTCTGGAGTCCAACAAAGATCTGGATGAACTCATCACCCTGCTGGACCGTATTCAGCACAGTTTCCTGGAGAAAGAGAGACCCTCAAAGGATGAGAGGCGTGCGATCCAGAGGGATCTCAGCCAGCAGATGCTGATCATCACCTATCTTGCAAAAGGGGCCTCACCATTGAAAAGGGTGAGAACAGTCCTGAAATGCTGGTACCTGAACCCCTGGTTGCCGGCGACGCTCGTTCATCTCGTCAAACGATACCTGGTGAAGGATCGTGTGGTGAAGAGCGCGACTGCATGATCTCACCCATCACAACACCCCCATCTCGCTCAACCGTGCCGGCAGGTACTCCTTCGTCACGTAGTCGAGCCCGCGGGCCGCGAAGGCCTGCTGTTCTGACTTGATCCCTATCTCCAACTGCCGGCCGATCTGGTACCGCCAGTACTCGGTGTCGAACCGGGGATCGCTCAGCTCCGACTTCAGGGCCAGCACGTCCCGCTCGGAGAGCGTGTCGGATGGGAGATCGTAATCGCTGATATCGCTCGGCTGAACCCCGATGAACTGCGCCTGGGGGGTTGCCAGCAACTCAGACATGTGCGCACTCTTGATCGAACCGTAGGCCACCGAGGCGTAGATCCGGTACGACCAGGGGTCGCCGTCGGTGAAGACAGTGATCGGGAGCTTGAACTTCTCATGGATCATGTGCAGCACCCGCCGGGTCGACCGGGCCGGCTGCCCCTTCAGATGGACCAGCACCGCCCCGTACTCCTCGTCGAACCCGTTCTCCTGCAGCCGGGCATACATACCACCGGTCTCGATGGCGATGACGAACTTCGCGTCATGGTCGACGAACTCCAGATTCTCGACATTGTTCGGGATCGCGTACCCGGCTTCGCCGACATCCTCCTGGCAGTGGATCTCCTTGACCCCCCGCCGGGTCATCTCTTTGAGGCGGATCGGCCCGAAGACCGTCGCCCCGTCCTCCTCAGGCCGGAGATGGAACGCCTCCCGCTGCAGCATCGTCAGGATCTCGAGATCCTCGATCAGCAGGTTGCTCTCGTCCTGCGCATGGAATTTCGCCTTTTTCCACCCCTCGGAGATGTAATACATCTCTCTCAAGGTCGACGACCGGTTCTCGATCAGTTGCTGCTTGAGAAATCCGATCACATACGACATCTTCAGCAGATGCAGCGCACTCTTGGCTGAGTGAGCCGATCGAAGGGATTCCCGTTCTCCATACTTCCAGACCTCGCTCGTCTCGTCGAAGGCGAGGTTCTGCTTGGTCCTAGTCGGCAGCGAGATGGACGGAACCACCCCGCCAACCATCTGGTCATACCAGGCCTCTGCTATCCTGAGCAGTTCCTGCCGTGCCTGCGCATCGAGCGCTTCCTTAGACATCGAGATCCACCACCACTTTCATCTGTTCAGAAATGCCGCGCAGGTCCAGCGATCCGCCGCCGGCACCGGTATAAGACGCCTCCCACCCCTGCCCGGGGGGGAGAATTACCCGCCAGACCCGCGTGAAGGTATCGTCCAGCGGGGAGACGAAGTCCGGCGCCGGAACAGCGTCGAGGGCCGGGTCAGTCGAGATGTCATAGACCTGCACCTCAACGTCCTTGGCGGTGTAGTTGTGGACTGAGAGGACGACCCGGCCGGTCGTCGTCCGCTTCCGGGCCACCACCTTGTGCATGATCTGCCCCTCGATCACCGTCAGGTCCGGCAACGGCTTCTCGACGATTTCGCTCACTTTCAGGGCGATATCAGGGATGATCGCGCAGATCGCCCGGGCCCGGTCTTCCTGCAGTTTGGTTCGGTCTCGCCTGGAGATGAACGCCTTCAGGTCTCGCCCGAGATCCTGGAGGGCGAGAACGATCTCCTTCTCGATCTCTGGGATCGAGGCGATCGCGTCCTTGGACTCCGAGGTGAACGGGACATTGGTCGAGGCGACGTGGACCAGAATCAGCACCGGCCCCATCGGCAGTCCCTGCTGCCCGATCCCGTAGGCCTTCCAGTTCACGCCGGCGACCGACTGGGTGATCGCACAGGCCCCCTGCTGATAGATCAGGGGGACCCGGTTGGCGAACCGCATGATCTGCCCGTTCCCTTCGGGCGGGAGTTTCCCGCCGTACCCGAGCGCGGCCTCGACCATGAACGGGTGGCCGGAGAAGACTGATGAAGGCCGGGTCCTGGCCTTGACAAAGTCCATCCTGAACTCGGCTTCCAGACCCCTGACCATCAACTCCTCCCCGATCGGGGAGAGGCACTGGGAGGTCGGCGGGGCCGGCACCTTCACCTGCTGCATCGCCGCGAGCAGGGACCGCTGCTGGTCGGCGTTCAGCCGTTTCACCTGGGCAGCCGGACGGAGGGAGGCGATCGAACAGATCTCCTCGGCCGTCTTCTTCCCGACCCGGGAGAACTCTGAAGTCAGAAATTCGAGCAGCGGCCGGGTCTCCCCCTCGGCCATTCGCTTCAGCATCCCGAGTTCGATCCCGTACGGGTGCGGTTTGATCGCCTTCGGGCAGACCAGCACCTCGTTGCTGACCCGCTCGGAGGTGAAGGGCTCGCCGTCGATCTCGGCCCGGATTCGGGCGTGCGGGTTGACGACCCCCGTATACCGGAGGTACTCGATCAACCGCTTCTTTGCCGAGAGGGTGCTCGTGAACTCGATCTCGACCCGGGTTCCATGGGTCCGATCCCAGGGAACCTCCTTGTTGGAGAGGACCTTCGGCTCGTTGGTCGCGACCTTGATCTGGATCTCCATCCGGACGGCCGGCGTGGCCGGCCCAGTCCTGGTGGTGACGACAGCCGGGGTACCAGAGGTGAGCTGGGCGTAGAGGACCGCCGCACTGATCCCGATCCCCTGCTGCCCGCGCGACTGCCGGATCTGATGGAAACGAGAGCCGTAAAGCAATTTTCCAAAGACGAACGGCACCTGTTCGGGCATAATCCCCGGGCCGTTATCCTCGACCATGATCCAGAAGAGATCCCCGGTCTTCCGCTTCACCTCGATGTAGATGTCAGGGAGGACCTCGGCTTCCTCGCAGGCATCGAGAGCGTTGTCGACGGCCTCCTTGATGGTGGTGATAATCCCGCGGGTCGGGGAGTCGAACCCAAGCAGATGTTTGTTCTTCTCGAAGAACTCGGCGATCGAGATGGAGCGCTGTGAGGATGCCAGATCCTCAGCGAGAACCATCGATCACCGTCCTGACCGCCAGGTCGATCGTCACGGCGGTCTGCGTCCCGGTGGCGAGGTTCTTGAGAGTGACTGTCCCGGTGGCGACCTCCCGCTCGCCGATCAGCACGGCGAAGTCGGCCTCCTTCGCAGCCCGGGCCAGCTGGGCCCCGAGCCCGCGATCGGAGAGGTCGAGGTCGGCGCGGATGCCGGCCGTCCGAAAGGCGTTTGCCACCCGGAATGCAAAGGGCCGGCCCTCGGCCGTGGAGACGACCCCGACGATCTTCTGCTTTCTGGTCTGGACCTCGCCGAGTGCGACCATCACCCGGTCGAAGCCGATCGCAAACCCGACCGACGGAGCATCGTCCCCGCCGAAGACCTGCGCGAGCCGGTACGCCCCGCCGCCGACGATCTGGCTCTCGGCCCCGAGGTTCTTCGCGAACCCTTCGAAAACCATTCCTGTATAGTAATCCAGCCCCCGGGCGATCCCGAAGTTGTACGAGTAGCGAACACCGGTGGCGTCGAGCAGCGCTGCCATCTCCCGGATCCGCCCCTCCTCAGGCAAAGGACCGGTGACCGCGAAGGCCTCGTCCAGGGTCTCGGCCGCCAGCAGCCGGGTGAGCGGGTCGGTCAGGGCGGCCAGTCCGGCGGTCTCCAGGTAGTCCTTGAGGCCGTCGAACTCCTTCTTGTCGAGGTAGGCCATCACCTTCCGCCGGACCTCCTCGCCTACATCGGCGAGCAGGTGCTTCATCAGCCCGAGATGACCGATCTTCAGGTCGTAGTCAAGCCCGCTGGACCGGATCGCATTATCGGCGACCAGGATCACCTCGGCATCGGCCGCTGCGGTATCGGCCCCGATCAGTTCGACCCCGAACTGCCAGAACTGCCGGTACCGCCCCTTCTGAGGCCTTTCGTACCGGAAACAATCGGCGAAATAGCACCATCGGAGTGGCTTTGCGAGCACCCGGGCCTCGTTCACATACATCCGAAGGACGGCCGCGGTCAACTCGGGCCGAAGTGCGAGATCCCTGCCCCCCTTGTCCTGAAAGACATACATTTCGTCGATGATCCCCTGCCCTGACCGCATCGTGAAGAGGGAGAGGTCCTCAAAGATCGGGGTCGCGACCTCGCGGTACCCCCAGCGTCTGACCGCCTCGCGCATCCGTCCCTCGATCATCCGCCGTGCTTCCATCTCGTCTGGTAAAAAGTCACGTGTGCCGCGTGGTCGCTGTACCATGAATAAACTCCTGTAATTTAGACTCCCGATTGCCCGCTCACTTCTTCTGCCGGCGTTTGACCGCGCCGAGTAGCCGTGGAAGGGTCTTCTCGTCGGTCCAGACCTTTTCGTGTTCGACCCTGCCCTGCAGATAGAGTGCGAGGAGAACCAGCCCGAGGCCGATCAGTTCCACTGATTCGTTCCAGGCTATCCCAGCACCGAGCAGGGCGAGGGCTGTATAGAACACCCCCTGATGGGCTCTGGTCCGGTAGCCGGCGAGACCGGTTCGAAGATAGAGTCTGGAATCGCGCAGCCAGAGGAAGAGGGTGACCGCTGCACCGAAGGCCCCGACAGAGAAGAGATAGCTCATGGGAATATACCTATTAGTATGGACAGTCCCCTATCTTAATTCAGATCATGCAACCGAATCAGACGCTTGCAAGGGTACTTGCCGGATACAGGGACGGTTCTCTCTCGCTCGATCGGGCGGTCGAGGAGATCGAGGGCTTTCGGATCGGGAAGGTCGGGGACCTGGCCAGGCTGGACCTCGGCCGGAGTGTCCGGTGCGGGATGCCTGAGGCGGTGCTGGCCGAGGGGAAGACTGCCGCAGGTCTGGCCTCGATCATGCTGGCGCATGCGAAAGCGATCGGCAGAAGCCTGGCGACCAGGGTCAGTCCGGAACAGGAGGCGGTGGTCAGGGCTGCCGTCGAGGGGACCGGCCTCACCCTCACCTCCCGGCCGGAGGGGGGAGTCCTGATCCTCTCCGACGGGAGAGAGCTGGTCAGGACCGGCGGAAAGGTCGCGATCATCACGGCCGGAACCGCCGACATCCGGGTCGCCGAGGAGGCACGGCTGGTTGCCGAGGAGATGGGATGCGAGGTGATGACCGCCTACGATGTCGGGGCCGCCGGGATCCATCGGCTCTTTCCTGCGCTGCAGGAGGTGATGGGCGCTCACGTCTTCATCGTCGCCGCAGGAAGGGAAGGAACTCTGCCAGCGGTGGTGGCCGGCCTCGTCGACCGGCCCGTGATCGGGGTGCCGGTCTCAACTGGGTACGGTTACATGGGAGCCGGACAGGCCGCACTCGGC is part of the Methanosphaerula palustris E1-9c genome and encodes:
- a CDS encoding glycosyltransferase family 2 protein; translation: MEIMPKISVVMPVFRGEQYLNEALESILLQSFTDFECIIVCDEPTPSTRQLLSRCQSEDTRVNVIYHDERIGLIASLNLGCRKSRGEYIARMDADDIAEPERFARQVQYLDQHPKVGVVGNQALLIDEEGTVIRSVTLPTEPVVIRWHMLFENCLYHPSVMIRKEVLDEAGSYNEEATAIEDFDLWSRIQRIADLANLSEPLLRYRVNPGSITFNNLQTQKTTTAEIQFAEIERYLQRDLTEQERTLLLDLILIRPLESNKDLDELITLLDRIQHSFLEKERPSKDERRAIQRDLSQQMLIITYLAKGASPLKRVRTVLKCWYLNPWLPATLVHLVKRYLVKDRVVKSATA
- a CDS encoding thiamine pyrophosphate-binding protein — translated: MKLSDYVIDSLAEQGITHIFEVCGGALAHLLDSLYGRTDITTVSMHHEMAAAIAAEGYARVSGKFGVAMATSGPGATNLITGIGSCFFDSIPCLYITGQVNTYEYKFDRPVRQIGFQETDIVSIVKPIVKKGVLVQDADGIRSTLEELYSLMVDGRPGPVLLDIPLNIQRAAIDPPSLKGYSRGSPKGNPSEDTLDQICSSIKASTRPVILAGGGVRSSHATEDLIRFAHVTGIPVVTSLMGLDAFPHEDSLFIGMIGTYGNRYANLAIANADLVIALGTRFDTRQTGTRPETFARKATIVHVDIDPLELNSKIREHFSVQADVRQFLELITVHPDISKIPTPYIPWLEKINQYKRSYPDFKEPATSAIDPNYFLHLLSEDLMDDAIVCVDVGQIQMWAAQSLVIRGAQRFLTEGGMASIGSALPMAIGAAFAGPKRQIIVITGDGGFQLNIQELQTVYHHHLPIKIILLNNNGYGMIKQFQEQYLDSKFQSSGIGYSNPDFLDVVRAYKIPSMQISSNDEIDHALRNSLSDMHPGFLEVRIDERSRALPKLAVNRPVEDQEPLLSREELRSKMLIEILPEPEKL
- a CDS encoding NAD-dependent epimerase/dehydratase family protein; translation: MRSLCDEKIFITGATGFVGSNLVRRSLQEGADVYINIRNTSDTWRIWDILNDVSVIHADLGEYGKLDESLKKIRPNIIFHTAVYGGNAAQKDTKKIIESNISGTINLLRCCNPAHCDLFVNTGSSSEYGIKNIPMKESDILEPVTDYGVSKAAATLFCQKTAFTEDLPVVTLRLFSPYGPYEQKSRLVPSIILAALQKQTPHIASRDFVRDFIFIDDVIAAYESALTLKHPHGQIYNVGSGMQNTVGAVTDAILRLLGEDLTCAPGLPQSWKHEPDFWQADIQRAASELNWRPKFALDQGLERTINWFKENMKLYT
- the rfbF gene encoding glucose-1-phosphate cytidylyltransferase, whose protein sequence is MKVVILAGGLGTRLSEETNVRPKPMIEIGGMPILWHIMKIYSHYGFNEFIVCLGYKGYMIKEYFANYCLHRSDVTIDIKNNSIETHQNSSEPWKISLIDTGDSSMTGGRVKRIQRYVGNERFMLTYGDGVSNVDIQKLIHYHETAGTIGTLTAVRPARRFGVLEIEKNRVTSFLEKPQGEGGYINGGFFVFEPKIFDYLENDATILERVPLETLAKEGQLSAFRHDGFWYPMDTLRDMTYLEETWATGEAPWKVWD
- a CDS encoding glycosyltransferase family 4 protein, translated to MKILHTVEWYYPSLGGAQEVVRQLSERMVKRGHDVTVATTKMAERTSNTINGVHIEEFDIAGNTARGITGEVERYQQFLIESDYDIILTYAAQQWTADLFFPLIRESRGKKVFVPCGFSGLFTPEYAGYFESMKTWIQKYDATVFLSNDYQDITFFREHGGENALIIPNGADEEEFKKPSSVDIRAVLHIPADHLLVLHVGSHTGQKGHREALEIFRRAKIRNATFLMVANPIGIGCTLRCRATGLLFRLNPLERLRHRQMIITPLPREMTVAAYKTADLFLFPSNIECSPIVLFECMASKTPFLVTDVGNSKEIIQWSGGSGVLLPTTKDQNRFSTADIPGSMEMLESLATNREERARMQDAGYQAWSERFTWEKITDAYEKLYSSLLD
- a CDS encoding alpha-1,2-fucosyltransferase — protein: MYRRTYVRERMHTFDKAILTVPDNVYLDGYWQTEKYFKDIEEILRREVTLKDEPDSINLEMAERIQACHSVSLHVRRGDYVSNPTTQQFHGCCSIDYYNRAISLIEEKVDDPSFFIFSDDLPWAKENLDIPGEKTFVAHNGPEKEYCDLWLMSLCQHHIIANSSFSWWGAWLGQDAEKMVIAPRRWALSESFDTSDIIPDSWITI
- the rfbG gene encoding CDP-glucose 4,6-dehydratase; the protein is MGLMSISDKLAETYRGRTVLITGHTGFKGGWLALWLESLGAHVIGYSLDPPTDPSFFQETELSRRITDIRGDILDQTKLDRVINEYRPDFVFHLAAQPLVRASYQSPRETFNVNVMGTVNVLESIRVSQHPTVCVCITSDKCYENKEWDYAYRENDPIGGHDPYSASKGAAEIVIASYRKSFFEPDGSQPLCALSSARAGNIIGGGDWADDRIVPDCVRSLVNGETMLLRNPTAVRPWQFVLDPLFGYLLLAQRMKEYPGEYSGAWNFGPYYSNNVDVQTLTGKIFREWGIGRWENMPQQNNLHEACFLKLDIAKSMTRLGWKPVYSIDDAIHKTIEWYMADFSRAEEMYNFSLDQIAMYMHDADNVE